A region from the Neofelis nebulosa isolate mNeoNeb1 chromosome Y, mNeoNeb1.pri, whole genome shotgun sequence genome encodes:
- the LOC131503487 gene encoding amelogenin, X isoform-like — FVSHQYPSYGYEPMGGWLHHQIIPVLSQQNSPNQALQPHHHIPMVPGQQPVVPQQPMMSVPGQHSMTPTQHHQANLPLPAQQPFQTQPIQPQPHQPIQPQPPIHPIQPLLPQPPLPPMFPIQPLPPMLPDLPLEAWPATDKTKREEVVSIPCSHHNI; from the coding sequence TTTGTTTCTCACCAGTACCCTTCCTATGGTTATGAACCCATGGGTGGATGGCTGCACCACCAAATCATTCCCGTGCTGTCCCAGCAGAATTCCCCAAATCAAGCCCTGCAGCCTCATCACCACATTCCCATGGTGCCAGGTCAGCAGCCTGTGGTCCCCCAGCAACCAATGATGTCAGTTCCTGGCCAACACTCCATGACTCCAACCCAACACCACCAGGCAaacctccctctgcctgcccagcAGCCCTTCCAGACACAGCCCATCCAGCCACAGCCTCACCAGCCCATCCAGCCACAGCCACCCATACACCCCATCCAGCCCCTGCTGCCACAGCCACCTCTGCCTCCGATGTTCCCCATacagcccctgccccccatgcTTCCTGATCTACCTCTGGAAGCTTGGCCAGCAACAGACAAGACCAAGCGGGAGGAAGTGGTGAGTATCCCTTGTAGCCACCACAACATCTGA